The genomic interval ACGATTGGCTCCGGAAAATCGTTGAGGGACATAGGAGGTTTTCAGCTCTCTGGTGATCACTTCCATTTCTCCAGCATCTCTATCCCAATGCACTTCCATGCCAATGTCTTTACATAAATCAATAGTTACTTCAACATCGCCAATATTCGGAACGTTATAAAAACGACATTTTTTATCGGAAAGTAGCGAAGCTACAAGTAATTTTGTCATTGCATTCTTTGCACCGGCTGCTTTAACAACACCTTTTAAAGGAGTGCCCCCTTTTATCTTAATCAATTCCATTGTACCCGCTTGGTCTTAAATCAATTTTTATTATTATTAATTAACTTTAAATGTAGGAAAATTAGATCGTAAAGTCTCATGGCCCATTTTCTTATGACAAGTCTTCTCGGGCATTGTATTATCAATAATTTTGTTTTATTACAATATAAAACTGTAAAAAATCTGTTCTTTTTTTCATCTTCTTTATAACCCCTACAACAAAGCAAGAAAGCAAATTAGTAATAAAAATAGCCGAATTTACAACTATTCGATTAATGAAACACTTAACTGCCTATTAAAAGAGATATTTTTACTATTTAATTTTAATGAATTTGGAAGTAATCCTTGGCCATTTTTACCATAGTTAAATTGTAAGTTTTTTGAGGGAAAATGTCTTTTTTGTATAAGTAATGCACATAAAGCCATCGTCATCCTGGCATTGATTTCAACAACAGGATGCAATCTCAGATCAGAGCCTGAGTGATATACCATGGCATCAATTCCAATATAGCCATGGTACCCTTTTTCTCTTATCAGCCGAAGGATCTCTTTCGCAACGACAAGATGGCTTTCAAGAATACTAGGAAAATCTTTAAACAAAAATGCTTCTTTTCCGATAACAGAACCTAAATAGCTTCCGGAAGGATGATTAACCATTTTGGTCGCTCCTAAAAATTTCTCTTCATCAGAGCTCACATACCATTGTGTACTAAAATCAAGAACACGCTCAACCCATGGCTCTGCAAGGACAGGTAAATTCATTTTCCATTCTTTTTCACAAAAATAGAGCATATTGTCTGTTAAAGGTGCGCTGACATCGCAAAGAAAATGACCCCTTCCCGAAAAACCGAAACAATTTTTGAGCACTATAGTTGGCGCAGTCTTCTGTTTAAGCCAAACCAATAGATCTTCTTTATTAAAAATTAAACGTGCCCCTTCTAGCTTAGGGGCATGAAAAAATCCCCACGCTTTGCTATTAACCTGCCTTACAACCTCCCAATTAGGCATGGGATAAATAAGTCCTTTTTCTTTAGCAAAATGTGCAACATTTTTTGACCATCCCCAAGTCACTAGTTCATCACCACTCTTCAATTTCTCCTCAGTAATAAGTTCTGGAAGCACTAGTTTCTGATTTTGCAAGAGCGGTAGGTAGTGCTCTTTTGGAAAACCCGTGATTAGTACAGCATTTTCTGGCTCGGCAAAAAGAAAAGGTAGAAATTGTAGCTGCAAACAAATCGGACTTTTTTCAAGGTTCTTTATCGGAGAAGAGAGAACTTTTTCTATAAATTCAAACTCGAAATTCGTATTAGCAAAATAAATTTTTTTCATAAGTTAGGATGAGAATTAGATTTTACATTCGCTCAGCATTTAAGTATGATGTCACTAATTATAGCGATGTTCGCACAAGTTTTAGGAGCTTATTATGCCAGTTAGAACCGGAATAGGACAAGATAGCCATCGATTTCTACCTCCCCATTCTTCAAAACCCTGTATTATTGCAGGTCTTATTTTTGATGATGTCCCGGGATTTTCGGCTAATTCTGACGGAGATATTGTTTTTCATGCAATTTGTAATGCTATCTCCTCTTTAACGCATGTTTTGATCCTAGGGGCTGTCGCAGATGAGCTTTGCTTAAAAGGAGGCATTACGGATAGTGAAGTCTATTTAATAGAAGCTATGAAAACTCTCGGAAATCAAAAAATTACCTATGTTTCTCTCACCATTGAAGCAAAAAAACCAAAGTTTAAACACCGTTTAGATGAAATGCGCGCTAATATCGCAAGGGTGATGCACCTTGACGTTAGTCAAGTTGGCATTACAGCAACAACGGGAGAGGGTTTGACAGATTTTGGCTGTGGTGATGGAGCCCAATGCTTTGCTATTGTAACCACCGAAGAAAATTCTTAATCCCCATTATTACATTCAAACGTTGAAAATCTATCACTGAAAATGGGCTTTACCCCTTTAAATTTACCCTAGGAGCGAGATAAAGCCACTTCAATAGACGTCACGCAAGTAACGCTTTTCTGCTCTTAAACGCTTGAGGTAAAGTTTAGCCTGATCATTATCTAGATGGCCATATTGCTTGATAATTTCGATTAGGGCGAGCTCGACATCTTTTGCCATATATTTAGCGTCTCCACAAACAAAAAGATAAGCTCCTTGCTCAAGCCATTGAAAAATCTCAAGACCATTTTCTAACATACGGTGCTGGACATAAATTTTAGTAGCTTGATCTCTTGAAAATGCGAGATGCAGTTTGAGCTGTCCTTCGCCTTCCAATTTAAGCCACTCTTCTTCATAAAAATATTCGCCATTTTTTGTCCATTCCCCGAAGAAAAGCCAGTTTTTGCCTACATGCTTTTTATGTAAGCGTTCTTGCAAGAAAGCGCGAAATGGTGCAATCCCCGTCCCAGGGCCTACCATAATGATAGGTGCCTCCTCTGATTCAGGAAGTGTAAATCCATGATGGGGTTGGATATAGATAGGGACAACTGGTTCACCAATAGGACAATCACAGCAAAGATAATGAGTACACACACCTTGCCGCTCAATACCTAATGTTTGGTAGCGCGTCAAAGCGATTGTTAAATGCACCTCATCTCCTACAACCAACTGCGAAGAAGAAATGGAATAAAGTCTCGGCAAAAGAGGCATTAGCAAAGAGCTAAGTTCTTGAGCCGTAAAGGTTACTTCTTCGTTTTCATGAAGAACTTCCCAAAGCTCTCGATCTTCCATGTACTGCTTTAGTTGTTCTCGGTTGTCTTCTTGCAAAAGATTTTCAAGGATTTTTCTTTTGAAAGGAAGTGATTGCCTTTCCAAGACAACAGAAATAAATTTTTTGCTAAATTCTGTAATATTTGCTTTTGAATGGAGAAAATTTCTGAAGGAAATCTCCTCACCGTTACGATCGACAACCACCTCTTCACCTGATGCCTTTGCAGCAATGAGAGTTTTTTCGATGAGATTTAAGTTATTTAAAGGAAAAACCCCTAAGCTATCCCCAACATTGTATCTTAAGCCTGAGCCTTGAATATCAAGAACAATATGGTACGTGCATTTTTGCGAACCGGCTTTACATAGCAAAGTGCGCTCTTTTATTGTCGCTAGAAAAGGATGGATTTTATTATATGTTTCCTGCTTATTCATAAACCATACAGCATTTTCGAGAGATTATACAGAATGTGGCGATTATTGTTTTGTAGTTTTTTTTGGTTTTTATCCCTTGTAAGCGATTGGGATGTAAAACACTTAACTTTAGAAGAAAAAGTTGGTCAGCTTCTCCTTGTCCATTTTCGAGGAGAAACGTTTAATGCTCCTGCTTCTAAGCTCCTTTCTAAAGCTTTTATCGGTGGTTTTATTCTTCAGCCGTGGGCAAATGGCCTCCATTCTCCGGAACAAATTGAAAGGCTTACTAAGGCTCTGCAGTTAAAAAGCCGCATCCCCCTATTCATAGCAGTCGATCAAGAGGGAGGACGACTCAATCCCCTAAAAAATGGCTTTACTATGCTTCCCTCTCAAAGGGAGCAAGCACAAATCCCACAGAATATTCAAACGCTAACTCACCAGCTAGGCCAGGAAATGCGACGGGCTGGTATCAATACCAATTTAAGTCCGGTCGCAGACATTGATAGCAATCCTCTTAACCCTATTATTGGCAACCGCGCTTTCAGCAGTAATCCTGAGGAGGTTGTTCAGTGTGCAAGAGAGGCTCTTCACGGTTACAAAATGGCCCAAATTCTTTGTTGTCTCAAGCATTTTCCAGGCCATGGCGATGTCAGTGTTGATTCACATGATGAATTGCCCTTGATTGATAAAACCAGAGAGGAATTGAAGACATTAGAGCTTGTACCCTTTAAAAACCTTTATAAAGAAGTCGATTTAATCATGACTGGGCACCTTTTAGCTCCTGCTTTAGATCCCAACTATCCTGCCACTTTATCAAAAAAAATTCTGATCGATTTATTGCGCTCAGAATGGGGATTCCAGGGCGTTATTATTTCTGACTCACTAATAATGCGCGCTATTAATAAAGATGGTTCAACGTTAAAAGAGACCGCCCTACAGGCTTTCAATGCTGGCTGTGACATCTTATCGATTTGCGGAAGGATTGTCCAATTTCCGTCCTATGAGCCTTCTACAGACGAAATCCTTGAAATTCACCATTTCCTCGTCCAGGCCGTTCGAGATGGAAGGATTTCTGAAAATCGCCTTGATGAATCCGTTCAGCGCATTTTAAATTTAAAAAGAAAAATTTGATGATTCCTACACTAGCTGAGTTGGCTGAAAAAGCCATGGCAGAATATGGACTAACACCCGAATTTCCACCAAGGGTGAAACAGGAAGTCTCTCGAATACGTACAAAGGAATTTCCAAATACATTAAAAGATCTAAGGCAAGTCCCTTTTTTTCTATTGATAACGAAACCTCATTGGACTTGGATCAGCTAACCTACGCTGAAAAAAAGCAAAAAACTTTTCGTGCCATGATCGCCATTGCTGACGTCGATGGTCATGTCGTAAAAAATAGCGCTATCGATTCCTATGCGAGACAGAATACAACCTCAGTCTACACTCCTACTAAAATTTTTCCCATGCTGCCTTTAGAGCTATCTAATTATTTAACTTCACTTTTGCCTGAACAAGAACGTATAGCTTTGATCATAGAACTTGAGGTGAGCAATACTGGAGAGACAACACTCATTGTTCTTTATCACGCCCGTGTACGCAACCATGCCCAACTTACCTACAACCCAAGTCGATCTTTTTTTTAGAAAAAAATATTCCCCTGCCTAAAAAGGGCTTTTTGCAAGAACAGATTTTAATCCAGGATACGATCGCGCAATCTATTAAACTCTCACGCTTGAAAAAAGGGGCCTTGGAAATACAGGCTACTCATGCAAAGGCGATTGTCGCACATCAGGAAGTTGTTGGTGCGATTAAAGAAGAAAAAAAATCGCGCCCGCGAACTAATCGAAAACTTTATGATTGCAGCTAACCTCGCCTGTAACCAATTTTTAAAAGAGAGCAAAAGGCCAAGAATTTGTAGAGTGGTTAAAACACCAAAAAAATGGAATTGAATTGTAACGATCGCTAAAGGAAAGGGTTTCATTCTTCCGGAGATTCCAGATCCAAAAGCTTTAAATAAGTTTCTTCGTAAAATGCAATAAAGCTCTCCGGAAAGCTATTCAGACCTTTCCCTAACCGTGATCAAGTTGATGGGCAGAGGAGAGTATGTCGCTTTATTGGATGAAAACGATACTATGGAACATTTCGCTTTAAATTTAAAGGACTACACGCACGCTACAGCACCCAACCGCCGCTTCGCAGATCCTTATCACTTCTCGTTTAATTAAAGCTGCGATAAAGAAAACTGTGGCCCCTTATCCTCTGGCCGAATTGCAAAAAATTGCCTCAGAATGTTCTTTAAAAGAAAGTGCGGCTGAAAAAGTAGAAAGGAAACTCACCAAATGTGCACTCGTATATCTACTTATAAAAAGAGTGGGAGAGAGCTTTCAGGCGATTGTAACCGGCGCTAATGGCAAGGGTGTATAGGTAAAAATTTTAGCAATTCCTATAGAGGGAAAATTGATAAAAGGATATAGCAATGTTGAAGTGGGGGATCATCTTTTCGTGAAACTGGTTCATGTTGATCCATTAGAAGGATTTATCGATTTTGCTAAAATATAAGGGAGGAGCAATAACATGGAAATTAAGCCGAAAATTTTAGCTTTTGCAGGAAGTCTACGTAAAGATTCTTTTAATAAAAAACTCCTCAAAGTCGCCGCTAAATGTGCAGAAAATGCGGGTGCTGAAATCACGCTAATCGAACTGAATGACTACCCTCTACCTTTATATAACGAAGATATTGAAAAAGCAGAAGGACTTCCCAAAAATGTTCAAGCTCTAAAAACACTTATGCGCCAAAGTGATGGATTGATTATCTCCACACCCGAGTACAATAGTTCTCTTCCTGCCGTGCTTAAAAATGTAATCGATTGGACCTCGCGCAAAGAATCATCAAACGAAGTAAACCTTAGCTGTTTTGTGGATAAAATTGCGCTGATCCTCAGCGCTTCTCCAGGCAATCTGGGAGGGATCCGCAGCCTAGCGCATCTTCGCTCTATTTTAGAAAATATCTCTACAATTGTTCTTCCAGGTCAACAGGCGATTTCAAATGCCGACAAAGCTTTCGCAGAAGATGGACATTTACTAGATGAAAAACAGCAGCAGGCCGTTGACACTCTAGCCAAAAAATTCGTGACCACCCTTCGAAAGTTCAAGTCTGACTAACATGCTAACCATTTAGTTTAGATAGCCCCTCTTTTGAAACAAGATTTATGTATGCAAGAAGTCTATTGCAAAAGCCTTGTAATAAATTTTTTTTAAAATGGGCAAAAAAAAAGTTATTACCTTACCTTCATTTGGAACCTTAAGATTTTTCTTTTTTTTGCTATTGTTTGTTGTTATTACCTATGTAAAGGATGCGATGATGAGCTATGAAATTAATAAGGGAAAAGAAAGAAAATTTTTCGATCACGGTTGGCTAAAAACTTTTCATACTTTTTCTTTTGCTAGTTATTACGATTCAAGAAAAATGGGATTTAGAAGTTTGCGGGTGATCAATGAAGATCAAGTGGATCCAAACCACGGATTTCCTCTCCATGAACACAAAAATATGGAAATTATCAGCATTGTTTTAAAAGGAAATTTAGCTCATCGCGATAGCATGGGCAATGAAGTTATCCTTCATCCCAATGAAATTCAAGTGATGAGTGCAGGCACTGGCATTAAACATAGCGAATACAATCCCTCACCCACCTCCCCTGCCCATTTTTTGCAAATTTGGATTGTTCCCGATACAAAAAACAGCAAACCGCATTATCAACAAGCACACTTACCCACCACCCTTAACGAGTGGCATTTAATTGCTTCTCAATCTAAAGAAAACAATTCATTGCAAATCCAACAGGATGTTGGAGTCTATTTCCTCTTGCTTGAAAGTGAGGAGCAGGTGAGTCTTCCAACTCATCGCTATGGATGGCTTCAGGTAATCGATGGTTCTATTTCTTTCTATGGCACTGTCTTAGAACAGGGAGACAGCATTGCTGTTCAGCCTGAAACACCATTGGTGTTAAAAGGGATAGAAACCTCACGACTTTTGTTCTTTGACTTAAATTAGCAAGCTACAAATTAAAAACAAAGGGTTAGAGCTTAACCCTTTAGCTTAAACAAGCCCTCTATTCATCTGGGCCCATCCACACGATTCCTTCTTCAAGCCATTTGAATTCTTGATTCAAGACTTTTTCAGCAAGCTTATGACCTACTTTATCGTCATTATCACTCAAAGCTTTAAAATAACCCTTGATACGTCTTTTAGAAAGCTGACAAAAGGCATCCGCAAGCAAGATGGGAGAAGAGTCTTTCGGATTTTTTTGGTGGAGAGTTGCTGCATAAGAAACCGTGGCCGACATAGCAAAAAGTTCTGTGCCTATTTCCATTAAACGCCCAAGATGGAGTTGTTTTTGCTCAAGTCCTTGCTTGTACTTAACCATGGCACTGAAAATCTCTCTCGCCAGTTTGTGAGAGTTACTCTGGATAAATGCAAAGTACTTTCCTAAACTCTCTAGATCTTTATAAGAACTTGAAGTTTCAAAAATTTGTGATGGGTACCAGCGCGAGTAAAAGCCAAAAGCTTTACCAAAGGCCTTTAATTTCTGCGAAAAACTTGTTTTTTTACTTAAAAGAGGCAGTGCAAGTTTTAGATGCGGATCGATTGCTTCTCTTGCCAAAAAAAGGCGCATAATTTCAGAAGTTCCTTCAAGGATTAAGTTAATTCGGCAATCGCGCATAATCCTTTCTACAGGATAAGGAACTTCTCCTCTTGCCTTTAAAGAGCGTCCCTTTTCATACCCTCGACCCCCCCTAAGCTGCATCGTTAAATCGACTATTTTCCAAAGCGCTTCTGTACAAAACAGTTTTGCCATAGCAGCCTCAATACGAGTATCATACTCTCCAAGGTCTGCTAGATAGCTCGTAAGTTGCCCTACAGCATCAATTGCAAAAGTTGTAGCAGCTATATAAGCGATTTTTTCTCGCCCCACCTCATGTAAACCAATCGGCATGCCCCATTGCACACGATTGGCGCCCCAGCGTCTAGCTATAGATAAGCACTGCTTAGCAGCACCCGCGGAAGCAGCGGGAAGAGTAAGCCTTCCAACATTAATTGTTGCTAAAGCGAGGGCCAACCCGCGTCCTTCTTCCCAAATCACATTTTCCTTGGGAATTTTAACATCTTTGAAGGTAATTAAGGCGTTATAAATGCCTCCAAGGCCCATGAATTCACAGCGATGAGCTATCTCAATCCCCGGTGTATCCATTTCTAACAAAAACGCTGTTATTTGTTTTTTTTCTTTCCCATTTTCAAATTTTGAAGCCGTTTTTGCCATGACAACGATGATATTGGCAAGAGCTCCATTAGTACACCACAGCTTTGTTCCATTCAGAACATAGTGAGAGCCATCTTCAGAAAGTTTGGCATCTGCAGACATCTGTACTGGATCTGAGCCGACATCTGGCTCTGTGAGTGCAAAAGCGGAAATCCATCCTTCTTTAAATTTTGTCAGGTATTTCTTTTTCTGCTCTTCTGTCCCATAAAGTCTTAGTGGCTGAGGAACACCTATAGATTGGTGAGCAGAGAGCAACACTGCAGTCCCTCCACAGTAGGAAGCA from Chlamydiales bacterium STE3 carries:
- a CDS encoding putative acyl-CoA dehydrogenase FadE10 (Product derived from UniProtKB/Swiss-Prot:P63430;Gene name derived from UniProtKB/Swiss-Prot:P63430;EC number derived from UniProtKB/Swiss-Prot:P63430) translates to MPDTQETEGADEALFEKSASKEKREALEITESARDREARRESFAGQLLMGDFKPKIIFPFPEQTVEDRKIGDDYIAELMPFLMENLDPEEVDATRTIPEKVIKELGRLGAFAMKVPKEYGGLGFSQTNYNRVVQKVASYCGGTAVLLSAHQSIGVPQPLRLYGTEEQKKKYLTKFKEGWISAFALTEPDVGSDPVQMSADAKLSEDGSHYVLNGTKLWCTNGALANIIVVMAKTASKFENGKEKKQITAFLLEMDTPGIEIAHRCEFMGLGGIYNALITFKDVKIPKENVIWEEGRGLALALATINVGRLTLPAASAGAAKQCLSIARRWGANRVQWGMPIGLHEVGREKIAYIAATTFAIDAVGQLTSYLADLGEYDTRIEAAMAKLFCTEALWKIVDLTMQLRGGRGYEKGRSLKARGEVPYPVERIMRDCRINLILEGTSEIMRLFLAREAIDPHLKLALPLLSKKTSFSQKLKAFGKAFGFYSRWYPSQIFETSSSYKDLESLGKYFAFIQSNSHKLAREIFSAMVKYKQGLEQKQLHLGRLMEIGTELFAMSATVSYAATLHQKNPKDSSPILLADAFCQLSKRRIKGYFKALSDNDDKVGHKLAEKVLNQEFKWLEEGIVWMGPDE
- a CDS encoding 2-C-methyl-D-erythritol 2,4-cyclodiphosphate synthase (Product derived from UniProtKB/Swiss-Prot:Q9Z805;Gene name derived from UniProtKB/Swiss-Prot:Q9Z805;EC number derived from UniProtKB/Swiss-Prot:Q9Z805), whose amino-acid sequence is MPVRTGIGQDSHRFLPPHSSKPCIIAGLIFDDVPGFSANSDGDIVFHAICNAISSLTHVLILGAVADELCLKGGITDSEVYLIEAMKTLGNQKITYVSLTIEAKKPKFKHRLDEMRANIARVMHLDVSQVGITATTGEGLTDFGCGDGAQCFAIVTTEENS
- a CDS encoding putative sulfite reductase (NADPH) flavoprotein (Product derived from UniProtKB/Trembl:Q6MEP9;Gene name derived from UniProtKB/Trembl:Q6MEP9); translation: MNKQETYNKIHPFLATIKERTLLCKAGSQKCTYHIVLDIQGSGLRYNVGDSLGVFPLNNLNLIEKTLIAAKASGEEVVVDRNGEEISFRNFLHSKANITEFSKKFISVVLERQSLPFKRKILENLLQEDNREQLKQYMEDRELWEVLHENEEVTFTAQELSSLLMPLLPRLYSISSSQLVVGDEVHLTIALTRYQTLGIERQGVCTHYLCCDCPIGEPVVPIYIQPHHGFTLPESEEAPIIMVGPGTGIAPFRAFLQERLHKKHVGKNWLFFGEWTKNGEYFYEEEWLKLEGEGQLKLHLAFSRDQATKIYVQHRMLENGLEIFQWLEQGAYLFVCGDAKYMAKDVELALIEIIKQYGHLDNDQAKLYLKRLRAEKRYLRDVY
- a CDS encoding Quercetin 2,3-dioxygenase (Product derived from UniProtKB/Swiss-Prot:P46852;Gene name derived from UniProtKB/Swiss-Prot:P46852;EC number derived from UniProtKB/Swiss-Prot:P46852), with the protein product MGKKKVITLPSFGTLRFFFFLLLFVVITYVKDAMMSYEINKGKERKFFDHGWLKTFHTFSFASYYDSRKMGFRSLRVINEDQVDPNHGFPLHEHKNMEIISIVLKGNLAHRDSMGNEVILHPNEIQVMSAGTGIKHSEYNPSPTSPAHFLQIWIVPDTKNSKPHYQQAHLPTTLNEWHLIASQSKENNSLQIQQDVGVYFLLLESEEQVSLPTHRYGWLQVIDGSISFYGTVLEQGDSIAVQPETPLVLKGIETSRLLFFDLN
- a CDS encoding hypothetical protein (Product derived from UniProtKB/Trembl:Q6MEP7); the protein is MKKIYFANTNFEFEFIEKVLSSPIKNLEKSPICLQLQFLPFLFAEPENAVLITGFPKEHYLPLLQNQKLVLPELITEEKLKSGDELVTWGWSKNVAHFAKEKGLIYPMPNWEVVRQVNSKAWGFFHAPKLEGARLIFNKEDLLVWLKQKTAPTIVLKNCFGFSGRGHFLCDVSAPLTDNMLYFCEKEWKMNLPVLAEPWVERVLDFSTQWYVSSDEEKFLGATKMVNHPSGSYLGSVIGKEAFLFKDFPSILESHLVVAKEILRLIREKGYHGYIGIDAMVYHSGSDLRLHPVVEINARMTMALCALLIQKRHFPSKNLQFNYGKNGQGLLPNSLKLNSKNISFNRQLSVSLIE
- a CDS encoding putative protein YieF (Product derived from UniProtKB/Swiss-Prot:P0AGE8;Gene name derived from UniProtKB/Swiss-Prot:P0AGE8; Uncharacterized protein YieF), with protein sequence MEIKPKILAFAGSLRKDSFNKKLLKVAAKCAENAGAEITLIELNDYPLPLYNEDIEKAEGLPKNVQALKTLMRQSDGLIISTPEYNSSLPAVLKNVIDWTSRKESSNEVNLSCFVDKIALILSASPGNLGGIRSLAHLRSILENISTIVLPGQQAISNADKAFAEDGHLLDEKQQQAVDTLAKKFVTTLRKFKSD